The following are from one region of the Heliangelus exortis chromosome 2, bHelExo1.hap1, whole genome shotgun sequence genome:
- the AZI2 gene encoding 5-azacytidine-induced protein 2 isoform X1, with protein MKELLKEKEPFVEKTVSVMEELVEDDICILNHEKADNAHKRDGEIPVSSYSGDESVASHFALVTAYEDIKKRLKETEKENSFLKKRVRILEEKLLGSRLEEECTSVGREQINQAYQAYREACIDRDNLKSKLDKVIKENAESLKNLNEQLQSKEVELLQLRTEVETQQVMKNMNCTQSSWEIEKLNSDLKVYSLEKDLESLKEECNSLRQELQKSKQKDQAQDANPLNGDFLQKQDIQSVQQAYWELKREMSNLHLVTDMQAEILRKLKKPPTATKKAASTAPVQCVDLNISKLNLTPGVVYKKLSQNDEVFCNALSPPLPRDVKTPSERVTLQAWTDERPIPVDGQTFQEHHSYGRSSLEDNSWVFPSPPKPNENVFWEMKSKTALLNCPADYLDQCNQNCLHKS; from the exons ATGAAAGAGCTTCTTAAAGAGAAGGAACCCTTTGTGGAAAAAACTGTTT CTGTCATGGAGGAGCTGGTAGAGGATGACATCTGTATTTTGAACCATGAAAAAGCAGACAATGCTCACAAGCGAGATGGGGAGATTCCTGTTTCATCTTACAGTGGAGATGAGTCTGTTGCCTCCCACTTTGCACTTGTCACTGCATATGAAGATATTAAGAAGCGGCTGAAGGAGACGGAGAAGGAGAACTCCTTCTTAAAGAAAAGAGTGAGAATTCTAGaagaaaag TTGCTTGGCTCCCGACTGGAAGAGGAATGCACTTCAGTTGGACGCGAGCAAATAAATCAGGCGTACCAAGCCTATCGAGAGGCCTGCATTGACAGAGATAATCTTAAAAGCAAACTGGATAAAGTG attaaagaaaatgcagaatccTTGAAAAACTTGAATGAACAGTTGCAGTCTAAGGAAGTAGAGCTGTTACAACTAAGAACTGAAGTGGAAACTCAACAAG TGATGAAAAATATGAATTGTACTCAGTCCAGCTGGGAAATAGAGAAGCTCAACAGTGACCTGAAAGTTTATAGTCTGGAAAAGGATCTAGAAAGCCTCAAGGAAGAGTGCAACAGTCTCAGACAGGAGTTGCAAAAATCCAAGCAGAAG GACCAGGCTCAGGATGCAAATCCATTAAATGGAGACTTTCTCCAAAAGCAAGACATCCAGAG tgtGCAACAAGCATATTGGGAACTGAAGAGAGAAATGTCTAATTTGCACCTAGTGACTGACATGCAAGCTGAGATTCTAcgaaaactgaaaaaacccccaacagcGACCAAGAAAG CTGCCTCTACTGCACCAGTACAATGTGTTGACTTGAACATTTCAAAGCTGAATTTGACACCTGGAGTAGTCTATAAAAAACTGTCACAGAATGATGAAGTATTCTGCAAtgctctctctccccctctgccAAGAGATGTAAAAACCCCGTCTGAAAGGGTGACACTACAAGCATGGACAGATGAGAGACCCATTCCAGTTGATGGGCAAACATTTCAAGAACACCATTCTTATGGAAGGAGCTCTCTGGAAGATAATTCCTGGGTATTTCCAAGTCCTCCAAAGCCTAATGAGAATGTGTTTTGGgaaatgaaaagtaaaacagCCTTGTTAAACTGTCCAGCAGATTACCTGGATCAGTGTAATCAAAACTGTCTGcacaaaagttaa
- the AZI2 gene encoding 5-azacytidine-induced protein 2 isoform X2, whose translation MEELVEDDICILNHEKADNAHKRDGEIPVSSYSGDESVASHFALVTAYEDIKKRLKETEKENSFLKKRVRILEEKLLGSRLEEECTSVGREQINQAYQAYREACIDRDNLKSKLDKVIKENAESLKNLNEQLQSKEVELLQLRTEVETQQVMKNMNCTQSSWEIEKLNSDLKVYSLEKDLESLKEECNSLRQELQKSKQKDQAQDANPLNGDFLQKQDIQSVQQAYWELKREMSNLHLVTDMQAEILRKLKKPPTATKKAASTAPVQCVDLNISKLNLTPGVVYKKLSQNDEVFCNALSPPLPRDVKTPSERVTLQAWTDERPIPVDGQTFQEHHSYGRSSLEDNSWVFPSPPKPNENVFWEMKSKTALLNCPADYLDQCNQNCLHKS comes from the exons ATGGAGGAGCTGGTAGAGGATGACATCTGTATTTTGAACCATGAAAAAGCAGACAATGCTCACAAGCGAGATGGGGAGATTCCTGTTTCATCTTACAGTGGAGATGAGTCTGTTGCCTCCCACTTTGCACTTGTCACTGCATATGAAGATATTAAGAAGCGGCTGAAGGAGACGGAGAAGGAGAACTCCTTCTTAAAGAAAAGAGTGAGAATTCTAGaagaaaag TTGCTTGGCTCCCGACTGGAAGAGGAATGCACTTCAGTTGGACGCGAGCAAATAAATCAGGCGTACCAAGCCTATCGAGAGGCCTGCATTGACAGAGATAATCTTAAAAGCAAACTGGATAAAGTG attaaagaaaatgcagaatccTTGAAAAACTTGAATGAACAGTTGCAGTCTAAGGAAGTAGAGCTGTTACAACTAAGAACTGAAGTGGAAACTCAACAAG TGATGAAAAATATGAATTGTACTCAGTCCAGCTGGGAAATAGAGAAGCTCAACAGTGACCTGAAAGTTTATAGTCTGGAAAAGGATCTAGAAAGCCTCAAGGAAGAGTGCAACAGTCTCAGACAGGAGTTGCAAAAATCCAAGCAGAAG GACCAGGCTCAGGATGCAAATCCATTAAATGGAGACTTTCTCCAAAAGCAAGACATCCAGAG tgtGCAACAAGCATATTGGGAACTGAAGAGAGAAATGTCTAATTTGCACCTAGTGACTGACATGCAAGCTGAGATTCTAcgaaaactgaaaaaacccccaacagcGACCAAGAAAG CTGCCTCTACTGCACCAGTACAATGTGTTGACTTGAACATTTCAAAGCTGAATTTGACACCTGGAGTAGTCTATAAAAAACTGTCACAGAATGATGAAGTATTCTGCAAtgctctctctccccctctgccAAGAGATGTAAAAACCCCGTCTGAAAGGGTGACACTACAAGCATGGACAGATGAGAGACCCATTCCAGTTGATGGGCAAACATTTCAAGAACACCATTCTTATGGAAGGAGCTCTCTGGAAGATAATTCCTGGGTATTTCCAAGTCCTCCAAAGCCTAATGAGAATGTGTTTTGGgaaatgaaaagtaaaacagCCTTGTTAAACTGTCCAGCAGATTACCTGGATCAGTGTAATCAAAACTGTCTGcacaaaagttaa